Proteins from a genomic interval of Rhizobium etli CFN 42:
- the folD gene encoding bifunctional methylenetetrahydrofolate dehydrogenase/methenyltetrahydrofolate cyclohydrolase FolD — protein MATVIDGKNVAASVIQTVKSATAALEKASGVTTGLAVIIVGDDPASHAYVGSKSRMAKECGFKSVQHTLPAETTQEELAGLVATLNADPSIHGILVQLPLPKPLDSEPIIQSILPEKDVDGLSVVNAGKLATGDLKTGLVSCTPAGAMVFVRRTHGEDLSGLNAVVIGRSNLFGKPMAQLLLNANATVTIAHSRTKNLAEVCRNADILVAAVGRPEMVKADWVKPGATVIDVGINRVPAPEKGEGKTRLVGDVAFREVSEIASTITPVPGGVGPMTIAMLMANTVIAAHRAAGQTPPQF, from the coding sequence GTGGCGACAGTAATCGACGGCAAGAACGTAGCTGCATCGGTCATTCAGACGGTCAAGAGTGCGACGGCAGCGCTGGAAAAGGCGAGCGGCGTCACGACGGGCCTTGCGGTCATCATCGTCGGCGACGATCCGGCAAGCCACGCCTATGTCGGCTCCAAGAGCCGGATGGCCAAGGAATGCGGTTTCAAATCCGTGCAGCACACGCTGCCGGCCGAGACGACGCAGGAGGAACTGGCAGGCCTCGTCGCCACGCTCAACGCCGATCCGTCGATCCACGGCATCCTGGTGCAATTGCCCTTGCCAAAGCCGCTCGACAGCGAGCCGATCATCCAGTCGATCCTGCCGGAAAAGGATGTCGACGGCCTGAGCGTCGTCAATGCTGGCAAGCTCGCCACCGGCGACCTGAAGACCGGTCTGGTCTCCTGCACGCCGGCCGGCGCCATGGTCTTCGTCCGCCGCACCCATGGCGAGGATCTCTCCGGCCTCAACGCCGTCGTCATCGGCCGTTCCAATCTGTTCGGCAAGCCGATGGCGCAATTGCTTCTCAACGCCAATGCGACGGTGACGATCGCGCACTCCAGAACCAAGAATCTAGCCGAAGTCTGCCGCAACGCCGATATTCTGGTCGCCGCCGTCGGCCGGCCGGAGATGGTCAAGGCCGATTGGGTCAAGCCCGGCGCGACCGTGATCGACGTCGGCATCAATCGGGTGCCGGCTCCTGAGAAGGGCGAGGGCAAGACCCGGCTGGTCGGCGACGTCGCCTTCCGGGAGGTCTCCGAGATTGCCAGCACCATCACGCCGGTGCCCGGCGGCGTCGGGCCGATGACCATCGCCATGCTGATGGCCAACACCGTCATCGCCGCTCATCGCGCTGCAGGGCAAACGCCGCCGCAGTTCTGA
- a CDS encoding LacI family DNA-binding transcriptional regulator — MNLKQLSELLGLSQTTVSRALNGYPEVNEATRERVLQAVKETGYRPNKAAQRLATGKAGSIGLVMPTAPGHQSDVHFGEFLAGLGEEAVRHDFHFVIMPSDPDDEVAALRRLAISGNVDALFIAYMRGHDPRLAMLKSLSMPYVVHGRSFGAELDYPYLDIDNEGAFYDATRLLLQLGHTRFALMNGPMHLDFAIRRRNGVISALAERGLTLEEDCMSHALMTDEQGLLAMERFLQLPERPTAILCSSTVMALGAIRAVNQAGLRLGEDVSLIAHDDVLPLLKPENFSVPLTTTRSSLRAAGVRIAQRLIGTVKQAGPFPEQELWKTELIVRASTGPAPQQS, encoded by the coding sequence GTGAATCTCAAACAGCTATCGGAATTGCTTGGGCTTTCGCAGACGACGGTAAGCCGGGCGCTCAACGGCTATCCCGAGGTCAACGAAGCGACCCGGGAGCGCGTGCTTCAAGCCGTCAAGGAGACCGGGTACCGGCCGAACAAGGCTGCCCAGCGGCTTGCCACCGGCAAGGCAGGCTCGATCGGCCTCGTCATGCCGACGGCGCCCGGCCACCAGTCCGACGTGCATTTCGGCGAATTTCTGGCCGGGCTCGGCGAGGAAGCCGTGCGCCACGATTTCCATTTCGTCATCATGCCTTCCGATCCGGATGACGAGGTGGCGGCGCTCCGGCGGCTTGCGATCAGCGGCAATGTCGATGCGCTGTTCATTGCCTATATGCGCGGTCACGACCCGCGGCTCGCCATGCTGAAGTCACTCTCCATGCCCTATGTCGTGCACGGCCGCTCCTTCGGCGCGGAGCTGGACTATCCCTATCTCGACATCGACAATGAAGGGGCCTTCTACGACGCGACGCGACTCTTGCTGCAGCTCGGCCACACGCGCTTTGCCTTGATGAATGGGCCGATGCATCTCGATTTCGCCATCCGCAGAAGGAACGGCGTCATCTCAGCGCTTGCCGAACGCGGCCTCACGCTCGAGGAGGATTGCATGAGCCACGCGCTGATGACAGACGAACAGGGCTTGCTGGCGATGGAACGGTTCCTTCAACTGCCGGAACGGCCGACGGCGATCCTCTGCTCCAGCACGGTGATGGCGCTCGGGGCGATCCGCGCGGTGAACCAGGCGGGATTGCGGCTCGGCGAGGATGTCTCGCTGATCGCCCATGACGACGTGCTGCCGCTCTTGAAGCCCGAAAACTTCTCGGTGCCGCTGACGACGACACGCTCCTCGCTGCGGGCGGCCGGCGTGCGCATCGCCCAGCGGCTGATCGGCACGGTGAAGCAGGCCGGCCCCTTCCCCGAACAGGAGCTCTGGAAAACCGAGCTGATCGTCAGGGCCTCGACAGGTCCTGCCCCGCAGCAATCATAA
- a CDS encoding ABC transporter substrate-binding protein, with product MKKSFLMGVAVAALFAGAAPAADLKFAPGQDSKFNWKSYDEFKAAHADLKGQPLTIFGPWRGEDEAFFRSVLAYFTEATGVDAKYSSSENYEQQIVIDTQAGSPPNVAILPQPGLLADLAGKGFLTPLGDDNSKWIKDNYGAGDSWVGYGTYKGKDGKEAFYAFPYKADVKSLVWYVPENFEEAGYKIPTTMEELHALTDQIVKDGGVPWCIGLGSGGATGWPATDWVEDIMLRMQPPEAYDKWTTNELKFTDPAVVAAIDEFGKFAKNEKYVDGGVAAVASTDFRDSPKGLFAVPPKCYLHHQASFIPSFFPEGTKLGQDADFFYMPTYAAHPELGKPVLGAGTLVSITKDSKAARAFIDFLKSPIAHEVWMAQSSFLTPYKGVSTDAYANPQMKKEGEILTSATTFRFDGSDLMPGKIGAGAFWTGMVDFVGGKSAEEAAGEIQSAWDGIK from the coding sequence ATGAAAAAGTCATTTTTGATGGGCGTTGCCGTTGCGGCGCTGTTTGCCGGTGCTGCGCCCGCGGCCGATCTGAAATTTGCCCCGGGACAGGATTCCAAGTTCAACTGGAAGAGCTATGACGAATTCAAGGCCGCGCACGCTGATCTGAAGGGTCAGCCGCTGACGATCTTCGGGCCGTGGCGCGGCGAGGACGAGGCGTTTTTCAGGAGCGTTCTCGCCTATTTCACCGAAGCGACCGGGGTCGACGCGAAATACTCTTCTTCCGAAAACTACGAACAGCAGATCGTCATCGACACGCAGGCCGGCTCGCCGCCGAACGTCGCCATTCTGCCGCAGCCGGGCCTTCTGGCCGATCTCGCCGGCAAGGGCTTCCTGACGCCGCTCGGCGACGACAATTCCAAGTGGATCAAAGACAATTACGGCGCCGGCGACAGCTGGGTCGGTTACGGCACCTACAAGGGCAAGGATGGCAAGGAAGCCTTCTACGCCTTCCCTTATAAGGCCGACGTGAAGTCGCTCGTCTGGTACGTTCCGGAGAATTTCGAGGAAGCCGGCTACAAGATCCCGACGACCATGGAAGAGCTGCATGCCCTGACCGATCAGATCGTCAAGGATGGCGGCGTTCCATGGTGCATCGGTCTCGGTTCCGGCGGCGCCACCGGCTGGCCGGCGACCGATTGGGTCGAGGACATCATGCTGCGCATGCAGCCACCGGAAGCCTATGACAAGTGGACGACCAATGAGCTGAAGTTCACCGATCCGGCTGTCGTTGCCGCGATCGATGAATTCGGCAAATTCGCCAAGAACGAGAAATATGTCGATGGCGGTGTCGCGGCCGTGGCGTCGACCGATTTCCGCGACAGTCCGAAGGGCCTCTTCGCCGTTCCGCCGAAGTGCTACCTGCACCATCAGGCTTCGTTCATTCCGTCCTTCTTCCCTGAGGGGACGAAACTCGGCCAGGATGCCGATTTCTTCTATATGCCGACCTATGCCGCGCATCCGGAACTCGGCAAGCCGGTTCTCGGCGCCGGCACGCTTGTCTCGATCACCAAGGATTCGAAGGCGGCTCGTGCCTTCATCGACTTCCTGAAGAGCCCTATCGCGCACGAGGTATGGATGGCGCAGTCGAGCTTCCTGACGCCGTACAAGGGCGTCAGCACCGATGCCTATGCCAATCCGCAGATGAAGAAGGAAGGCGAGATCCTGACGTCCGCCACCACCTTCCGCTTCGACGGTTCCGACCTGATGCCGGGCAAGATCGGCGCCGGCGCGTTCTGGACGGGCATGGTCGATTTCGTCGGCGGCAAGTCTGCCGAAGAGGCCGCCGGCGAAATCCAGAGCGCCTGGGACGGCATCAAGTAA
- a CDS encoding carbohydrate ABC transporter permease yields the protein MLSQIVSALGVVVVAVFACSAYFYFSNKILDLALPVSDGDVRAASRNLNRRAVIRPWLFLGPALFLLFVYLVYPVVATFILSFYDRSGLQFVGLANYKWAIGDREFRQSIFNNILWLAVVPAACTFFGLVIAVMTDRIWWGNIAKSIVFMPMAISFVGASVIWKFIYEYRGGNDVQIGLLNAIVQLFGGTPEVWISVPFWNNFFLMVILIWIQTGFAMVILSAALRGIPEETIEAAVIDGANGWQIFWRIMVPQVWGTIAVVWTTITILVLKVFDIVLTMTNGQWQTMVLANLMFDWMFRGGGDSGRSAVIAIIIMLAVTPIMIWNVRRANRELKGH from the coding sequence ATGCTGTCGCAGATAGTGTCCGCTTTAGGCGTCGTGGTCGTCGCCGTTTTCGCGTGCTCGGCCTATTTCTATTTTTCGAACAAGATCCTGGATTTGGCTCTGCCGGTGAGCGATGGCGACGTGCGCGCCGCATCGCGCAACCTCAACCGCCGTGCGGTCATCCGGCCCTGGCTGTTTCTCGGCCCGGCGCTCTTCCTGCTCTTCGTCTACCTCGTCTATCCCGTCGTTGCGACCTTCATCCTTTCCTTCTACGACCGCAGCGGTCTGCAGTTCGTCGGCCTCGCCAATTATAAATGGGCGATCGGCGACCGCGAATTCCGCCAATCGATCTTCAACAACATCCTCTGGCTCGCCGTCGTGCCGGCCGCCTGCACCTTCTTCGGCCTGGTCATCGCTGTCATGACTGACCGCATCTGGTGGGGCAATATTGCCAAGAGCATCGTCTTCATGCCGATGGCGATCTCGTTCGTCGGCGCCTCGGTCATCTGGAAATTCATCTATGAATATCGCGGCGGTAACGACGTCCAGATCGGCCTGCTGAACGCCATCGTCCAGCTGTTCGGCGGCACGCCGGAAGTCTGGATCTCGGTTCCCTTCTGGAACAATTTCTTCCTGATGGTTATCCTGATCTGGATCCAGACCGGTTTCGCCATGGTCATCCTGTCGGCAGCGCTACGCGGTATTCCCGAGGAGACGATCGAGGCCGCCGTTATCGATGGCGCCAATGGCTGGCAGATCTTCTGGCGCATCATGGTGCCGCAGGTCTGGGGCACCATCGCCGTCGTCTGGACGACGATCACCATCCTCGTCCTCAAGGTCTTCGACATCGTGCTGACCATGACCAACGGCCAGTGGCAGACGATGGTGCTGGCAAATCTGATGTTCGACTGGATGTTCCGCGGTGGTGGCGATTCCGGCCGAAGCGCTGTCATCGCCATCATCATCATGCTCGCCGTCACGCCGATCATGATCTGGAACGTGCGCCGCGCCAACCGCGAACTGAAGGGCCATTGA
- a CDS encoding carbohydrate ABC transporter permease, which yields MTAVGNYFKIGPARLFVHLAVLLIVIIWLIPTLGIFVSALRDKDQIVVSGWWTAFVGSTQTVAVRLGTPDQQKQEGANYVITGNVLEGQTGRSVKAFGNRVQQPAAFEAGETADLGDGESLQINSDGSYRYMKNTAFSPDERPRRIYASVSAPPEFTLQNYKTVLTGEGIGQSFINSLTVTIPATIIPILIAAFAAYALSWMEFPGRALLIALVVGLIVVPLQMSLIPLLRLYNEIGNMLGQPSKTYPGIWFAHTAFGMPLAIFLLRAYIAGLPKEIIESARVDGASDFEIFVRIVLPLSFPALASFAIFQFLWVWNDLLVAMVFLGTDQDHLVLTGRLNALLGSRGGNWEILTASAFVTIVVPLLVFFGLQRYLVRGLLAGSVKGG from the coding sequence ATGACCGCTGTCGGAAATTACTTCAAGATCGGCCCCGCCCGTCTCTTCGTTCACCTTGCCGTTCTGCTGATCGTCATCATCTGGCTCATCCCGACGCTCGGCATCTTTGTCAGCGCCCTGCGCGACAAGGACCAGATCGTCGTCTCCGGCTGGTGGACGGCCTTTGTCGGCTCGACACAGACGGTCGCCGTCCGCCTGGGCACGCCCGACCAGCAAAAGCAGGAAGGCGCCAACTACGTCATCACAGGCAATGTGCTGGAAGGGCAGACCGGCCGCTCGGTCAAGGCGTTCGGCAACCGCGTGCAGCAGCCGGCCGCTTTCGAAGCCGGCGAGACCGCCGATCTCGGCGACGGCGAAAGCCTGCAGATCAACAGCGACGGCAGCTACCGCTACATGAAGAACACGGCCTTTTCGCCTGACGAGCGGCCGCGGCGCATCTACGCGTCCGTCTCGGCGCCGCCGGAATTCACGCTGCAGAACTACAAGACGGTTCTGACCGGCGAAGGCATCGGCCAGTCCTTCATCAATTCGCTGACGGTGACGATCCCGGCGACGATCATCCCGATCCTGATTGCCGCTTTTGCCGCCTATGCCTTGAGCTGGATGGAGTTTCCCGGTCGCGCGCTGCTGATTGCGCTCGTCGTCGGCCTCATCGTCGTGCCGCTGCAGATGTCGCTGATTCCGCTGCTTCGCCTCTACAACGAGATCGGCAATATGCTCGGCCAGCCGTCGAAGACCTATCCCGGCATCTGGTTTGCGCACACCGCCTTCGGCATGCCGCTCGCCATCTTTCTCCTGCGGGCCTATATTGCCGGCCTGCCGAAGGAGATCATCGAATCCGCCCGCGTCGACGGCGCAAGTGACTTCGAGATCTTCGTTCGTATCGTTTTGCCCTTGTCCTTCCCGGCACTCGCTTCCTTTGCCATCTTCCAGTTCCTGTGGGTATGGAACGACCTGCTCGTCGCCATGGTCTTCCTCGGCACCGACCAGGATCACCTCGTGCTGACCGGCAGGCTGAACGCGCTGCTCGGCTCGCGCGGCGGCAATTGGGAGATTTTGACGGCGTCGGCCTTCGTCACTATCGTCGTGCCGCTGCTCGTTTTCTTCGGACTGCAGCGTTATCTGGTGCGTGGTCTGCTGGCGGGTTCGGTCAAGGGCGGCTGA
- the bglA gene encoding beta-galactosidase BglA produces MNVASQSILTADKDWWRGAVIYQIYPRSYQDSNGDGIGDLKGITARLPHVASLGVDAIWISPFFTSPMRDFGYDVSDYENVDSIFGTLVDFDTMIAEAHRLGIRVMIDLVISHSSDQHPWFVQSRSSKTNAKADWYVWADAKPDGSPPNNWLSIFGGSAWAWDPTRMQYYLHNFLTSQPDMNLHNPEVQDRLLDVVRFWLNRGVDGFRLDTINFYFHDPLLRDNPALAPERRNASTAPAVNPYNFQEHIYDKNRPENLAFLKRFRAVLEEFPAIAAVGEVGDSQRGLEIVGEYTSGNDKMHMCYAFEFLAPDPLTPERVEEVMEDFEAAAPDGWACWAFSNHDVMRHVSRWGGLVADHDAFAKLYASLLMTLRGSVCLYQGEELALTEADLAYQDLQDPYGIQFWPEFKGRDGCRTPMVWDSHVAQGGFSTVKPWLPVPVEHILRAVNVQQGDETSVLEHYRRFIAFRKLHPAFAKGEIEFEETEGDTLVFTREYSDEKLLCIFNMSPAETSVTLPAGEWQALTGHGFTSNNYGDKIDIPAWGAYFARLA; encoded by the coding sequence ATGAACGTGGCTTCCCAATCGATCTTGACCGCCGACAAGGACTGGTGGCGCGGCGCGGTGATCTATCAGATCTATCCGCGCTCCTACCAGGATTCGAACGGCGACGGCATCGGCGACCTGAAGGGCATCACCGCCCGCCTGCCGCATGTGGCAAGCCTCGGCGTCGATGCGATCTGGATCTCACCCTTCTTCACCTCGCCAATGCGCGATTTCGGTTACGACGTTTCCGATTACGAGAATGTCGATTCGATCTTCGGCACCTTGGTGGATTTCGATACCATGATTGCGGAGGCCCATCGCCTCGGCATCCGTGTGATGATCGACCTCGTCATCTCCCACAGCTCGGACCAGCACCCCTGGTTCGTCCAGAGCCGTTCCAGCAAGACCAATGCCAAGGCCGATTGGTATGTCTGGGCCGACGCCAAACCCGATGGCTCGCCGCCGAACAACTGGCTGTCGATCTTCGGCGGCTCCGCATGGGCGTGGGATCCGACGCGCATGCAATATTACCTGCACAATTTTCTGACCTCGCAGCCGGATATGAACCTGCATAACCCGGAAGTGCAGGACCGCCTGCTTGATGTCGTGCGCTTCTGGCTCAATCGCGGGGTCGACGGCTTCCGCCTCGACACCATCAATTTCTATTTCCACGACCCGCTCTTGCGCGACAATCCCGCACTCGCTCCCGAGCGCCGCAACGCCTCGACGGCTCCGGCGGTCAATCCCTATAATTTCCAGGAGCATATCTACGACAAGAACCGGCCGGAGAACCTTGCCTTCCTGAAGCGCTTCCGCGCCGTGCTCGAAGAGTTCCCGGCAATCGCCGCCGTCGGCGAGGTGGGGGACAGCCAGCGCGGCCTGGAAATCGTCGGCGAATATACCTCCGGCAATGACAAGATGCATATGTGTTACGCCTTCGAGTTCCTGGCGCCCGATCCGTTGACGCCGGAGCGCGTCGAGGAGGTGATGGAGGATTTCGAAGCGGCCGCTCCCGACGGCTGGGCCTGCTGGGCCTTCTCCAATCACGACGTCATGCGTCACGTCAGCCGCTGGGGCGGACTGGTCGCCGATCATGACGCCTTCGCCAAGCTCTATGCTTCGCTGCTGATGACGCTGCGCGGTTCCGTCTGCCTTTACCAGGGTGAGGAACTGGCTTTGACGGAGGCCGATCTCGCCTATCAGGATCTGCAGGACCCTTACGGCATTCAGTTCTGGCCGGAGTTCAAGGGCCGTGACGGCTGCCGCACGCCGATGGTCTGGGACAGCCACGTCGCCCAGGGTGGCTTTTCCACGGTCAAGCCGTGGCTGCCGGTGCCGGTCGAACATATTCTGCGCGCCGTCAACGTCCAGCAGGGCGACGAGACTTCCGTGCTCGAGCACTATCGACGCTTCATCGCCTTCCGCAAGCTGCACCCGGCCTTTGCCAAGGGCGAGATCGAATTCGAGGAGACTGAGGGCGATACCCTGGTCTTTACCCGAGAATATAGCGACGAGAAGCTGCTCTGCATTTTCAACATGAGCCCGGCCGAAACCAGCGTCACTCTGCCTGCGGGAGAATGGCAAGCATTGACGGGCCATGGATTTACCAGCAACAACTATGGCGACAAGATCGATATTCCGGCCTGGGGGGCGTATTTCGCCCGTCTCGCCTAA
- a CDS encoding ABC transporter ATP-binding protein produces the protein MTGLTLKDIRKSYGSVDVLHGIDLDIKQGEFIVFVGPSGCGKSTLLRMIAGLEAITGGEMYIDGQLVNDVPPSKRGIAMVFQSYALYPHMTVYDNMAFGMKIAGESKQEIDRRVRAAAESLQLTKYLDRLPKALSGGQRQRVAIGRAICRDPKVFLFDEPLSNLDAALRVATRIEIARLNEQMADTTMIYVTHDQVEAMTLADRIVVLSAGNIEQVGAPLELYERPANLFVAKFIGSPAMNIIPATIAQTGSQTTVTLTGGMSVTLDVATDASEKGKQASFGVRPEDLRIADGADYVFEGEVSIVEALGEVTLLYIEGLVPGEPIVVKLPGIYDVHKGQRMRFAADRQKLHLFDASGHTYRK, from the coding sequence ATGACTGGACTGACGCTGAAGGATATCCGCAAATCCTACGGTTCCGTGGACGTTCTCCACGGTATCGACCTCGATATCAAACAAGGCGAATTTATCGTCTTCGTCGGTCCGTCCGGCTGCGGCAAGTCCACGCTTCTGCGCATGATCGCAGGTCTCGAGGCGATTACCGGCGGCGAGATGTATATCGACGGCCAGCTCGTCAACGACGTGCCGCCGTCGAAGCGCGGCATTGCCATGGTCTTCCAGTCCTACGCGCTCTATCCCCATATGACCGTCTACGACAACATGGCCTTCGGCATGAAGATCGCCGGCGAAAGCAAGCAGGAGATCGACCGCCGCGTGCGGGCGGCGGCCGAAAGCCTGCAGCTGACGAAATATCTCGACCGTCTGCCGAAGGCGCTGTCGGGTGGCCAGCGCCAGCGCGTGGCGATCGGCCGCGCCATCTGCCGCGATCCCAAGGTCTTCCTGTTCGATGAGCCGCTGTCCAACCTCGATGCAGCGCTGCGCGTCGCCACGCGTATCGAAATTGCCCGTCTCAACGAGCAGATGGCCGATACGACGATGATCTACGTCACCCACGACCAGGTCGAGGCGATGACACTTGCCGACCGCATCGTCGTCCTGTCGGCCGGCAATATCGAGCAGGTCGGTGCGCCACTGGAGCTCTATGAGCGCCCCGCCAACCTCTTCGTCGCGAAATTCATCGGCTCGCCCGCCATGAACATCATTCCCGCGACGATCGCGCAAACCGGCAGCCAGACGACCGTGACGCTGACCGGCGGCATGTCGGTGACGCTCGATGTGGCGACCGATGCCTCCGAGAAGGGCAAGCAGGCGAGCTTCGGCGTTCGTCCGGAGGATCTGAGGATCGCCGACGGCGCCGACTATGTCTTCGAGGGCGAAGTGTCGATCGTCGAAGCACTCGGCGAAGTGACGCTGCTTTACATCGAGGGCCTGGTGCCCGGCGAGCCGATCGTCGTCAAGCTGCCGGGCATTTACGATGTCCATAAGGGCCAGAGGATGCGCTTTGCCGCCGACAGGCAGAAGTTGCATCTGTTTGATGCAAGCGGCCATACCTACCGGAAATGA
- the edd gene encoding phosphogluconate dehydratase translates to MSAHARISAITDRIVERSKPTRERYLERLRAAASKGVQRSVLGCANLAHGFAICSPAEKDALAGDRVPNLGIITAYNDMLSAHQPFETYPSIIREAAAEAGGVAQVAGGVPAMCDGVTQGQPGMELSLFSRDLIAMAAGVGLSHNMFDAALFLGVCDKIVPGLVIAALSFGHLPSIFVPAGPMTTGLPNDEKSRVRQLFAEGKVGRAELLEAESKSYHGPGTCTFYGTANSNQMLMEIMGFHMPGSSFINPGTPLREALTREAAKRALAITALGNEFTPAGEMIDERSVVNGVVGLHATGGSTNHTLHLVAMARAAGIQLTWQDIAELSEIVPLLARVYPNGLADVNHFQAAGGMGFLIKELLKHGLVHDDVRTVFGQGLAAYTVDARLGENRTVLREPSPDKSHDPKVLSNIETPFQANGGLKMLRGNLGKAVIKISAVKPERHIIEAPAIVFHSQQELQDAFKEGKLNRDFVAVVRFQGPKANGMPELHKLTPPLGVLQDRGFRVALLTDGRMSGASGKVPAAIHVTPEAVDGGPIARIKNGDIIRLDAIKGTLEVLVDAADMAEREPVTVDLSDNEFGMGRELFAPFRRAVGASDQGASVLFH, encoded by the coding sequence ATGTCCGCTCATGCACGCATTTCTGCGATCACGGATCGCATCGTCGAACGCTCGAAGCCGACCCGCGAGCGCTACTTGGAACGGCTGCGCGCCGCGGCTTCCAAGGGCGTGCAGCGTTCGGTGCTCGGCTGCGCCAACCTCGCCCACGGCTTCGCCATCTGTTCCCCCGCCGAAAAGGACGCGCTCGCCGGCGACCGCGTTCCCAATCTGGGCATCATCACCGCCTATAACGACATGCTCTCGGCCCACCAGCCGTTCGAGACCTATCCGTCGATCATCCGTGAGGCGGCCGCCGAGGCAGGCGGTGTCGCCCAGGTGGCCGGCGGCGTGCCCGCCATGTGCGACGGCGTCACCCAGGGGCAGCCGGGCATGGAGCTCTCGCTCTTCTCGCGTGACCTGATCGCCATGGCCGCAGGCGTCGGCCTGTCGCACAATATGTTCGATGCCGCTCTCTTCCTCGGCGTCTGCGACAAGATCGTCCCGGGCCTCGTCATCGCCGCACTTTCCTTCGGACATCTTCCGTCGATCTTCGTTCCCGCCGGGCCGATGACGACAGGCCTGCCGAACGACGAGAAGTCGCGCGTGCGCCAGCTGTTCGCCGAAGGCAAGGTCGGGCGCGCCGAGCTCCTGGAGGCAGAATCGAAATCCTATCACGGCCCCGGCACCTGCACCTTCTACGGCACGGCCAACTCCAACCAGATGCTGATGGAGATCATGGGATTCCACATGCCGGGCTCCTCCTTCATCAATCCCGGCACGCCGTTGCGCGAAGCGCTGACGCGCGAAGCCGCCAAGCGGGCGCTCGCGATCACCGCGCTCGGCAACGAATTCACGCCGGCCGGCGAGATGATCGACGAGCGCTCGGTCGTCAACGGCGTCGTCGGCCTGCATGCGACCGGCGGTTCGACCAACCACACGCTGCACCTCGTCGCCATGGCGCGGGCAGCCGGCATTCAGCTCACCTGGCAGGACATTGCCGAGCTTTCGGAAATCGTGCCGCTGCTTGCGCGCGTCTATCCGAACGGTCTTGCCGACGTAAACCATTTCCAGGCGGCGGGCGGCATGGGCTTCCTCATCAAGGAACTCCTGAAGCACGGCCTGGTGCATGACGACGTTCGCACCGTCTTCGGCCAAGGCCTTGCAGCCTACACGGTCGACGCCCGGCTCGGCGAAAACCGCACGGTGCTGCGTGAACCGTCGCCGGATAAGAGCCACGATCCGAAGGTGCTTTCCAACATCGAGACGCCTTTCCAGGCGAATGGCGGGCTGAAAATGCTGCGCGGCAATCTCGGCAAGGCGGTCATCAAGATCTCCGCCGTCAAACCGGAGCGCCACATCATCGAGGCGCCGGCAATCGTCTTCCACAGCCAGCAGGAACTGCAGGACGCTTTCAAGGAAGGCAAGCTCAACCGCGATTTTGTCGCCGTCGTGCGGTTCCAGGGCCCGAAGGCCAACGGCATGCCGGAGTTGCACAAGCTGACGCCGCCGCTCGGCGTGCTGCAGGATCGCGGCTTCCGTGTGGCGCTCCTGACCGACGGGCGCATGTCCGGCGCATCCGGCAAAGTGCCGGCGGCGATCCACGTCACCCCCGAAGCCGTCGATGGCGGCCCGATCGCCCGCATCAAAAACGGCGACATCATTCGCCTGGACGCGATCAAGGGCACGCTCGAAGTGCTCGTCGATGCCGCCGACATGGCCGAGCGCGAGCCGGTGACCGTCGATCTCTCCGACAATGAGTTCGGCATGGGCCGCGAGCTCTTCGCGCCGTTCCGCCGCGCCGTCGGCGCTTCGGACCAGGGGGCGAGCGTTCTTTTCCACTGA
- the pgl gene encoding 6-phosphogluconolactonase, translating to MASTLHSFASAADLAGSLADTVADRLSAAIAARGAASIAVSGGSTPKAFFQALSTRDIAWDKVTITLVDERFVPADNTRSNHLLVDANLLQGKAKAARFVPLYQPAASVEEAARLATKKSAEIGIPFDVVILGMGGDGHTASFFPGGSNLAEALDASTPRGVITMEAEGAGEPRLTFTFSSLQDAGLLVLHIEGEGKKDVLAKAEGSGDEAEMPIRAVLRRATSPVEIYWAP from the coding sequence ATGGCATCGACCCTGCATTCCTTCGCCAGTGCCGCTGACCTCGCCGGCAGCCTCGCCGACACCGTCGCCGATAGGCTTTCGGCAGCAATAGCCGCCCGCGGCGCCGCCTCCATCGCCGTTTCCGGCGGCTCGACGCCAAAGGCCTTCTTCCAGGCGCTTTCGACGCGCGACATCGCCTGGGACAAGGTGACGATCACGCTGGTTGACGAACGCTTCGTGCCGGCCGACAATACCCGCTCGAACCATCTGCTGGTCGATGCCAATCTCTTGCAGGGCAAGGCAAAGGCGGCGCGGTTCGTGCCGCTTTACCAGCCGGCAGCCTCGGTCGAGGAGGCCGCAAGGCTGGCAACGAAAAAGAGCGCCGAGATCGGCATTCCCTTCGACGTCGTCATCCTCGGCATGGGCGGCGACGGCCACACGGCCTCGTTCTTTCCCGGCGGCAGCAATCTTGCCGAGGCGCTTGATGCGTCGACGCCGCGCGGCGTCATCACCATGGAGGCAGAAGGAGCCGGCGAGCCGCGCCTGACTTTCACCTTCTCCAGTCTTCAGGATGCCGGACTGCTGGTTCTCCATATCGAGGGCGAAGGCAAAAAAGACGTTCTCGCCAAGGCGGAAGGCAGCGGTGACGAGGCAGAAATGCCCATCCGCGCCGTTCTGCGCCGGGCCACTTCCCCGGTCGAGATCTACTGGGCTCCCTGA